The Mauremys reevesii isolate NIE-2019 linkage group 3, ASM1616193v1, whole genome shotgun sequence genomic sequence CGCAGTCCATGCCTGCCGGGACAGACCCTCTCTGTTCTCCTGCGGTGTGGAAGTGGCTGGGGATATTCTGCCACCTGTGTGGCTGCGGAGAGGAAAGTGGCTGGTGGAAAAGGACCCCAGCCGGCGTCCCTCCACAGCCCCTCGGCGAGCAAAGGCTCCGGGGCAGGGAGACTTTCCCAGCCGCCGGGCCCGAGCCAGATCGGCCCGGCAGTGCAGAAGCGAAGGATCAATTGCTCGGGTCGCCAGGCAGGTCACTgagatttccctccctccccacccagcctgggTGGGACTCCGCATCCCCCGCTGGCCTCCCTCGCCCCCCTACCTTCCCGGGCGGGATGCTTGAAGGCCATGGCGGTGCACAGCTCTCCTCCGGCGACCGTCACTCCGGGCCCGTGGTGAGCCAGGGGGCTGCTTTGCGCCTGCCAGTGGGGCCCGGGGGTGATGTAGCCCGCCCCGGGGCCAGCGTAAACCCCGTGCTGGTTGGAGGAGGGGTAGGCGCAGGCTGGGAGGAAGCTGCCGACGGTGGAAAGGCCAGGGGCAGGCTGCGGAGAGAAGGGGAGACGGGCTGTTACACGGATTACAGACATCCCGGATCCTGCTAGGGGCCCGAGGCCGGGACGGGATCGGAAGGTGCTGTCCGCCCTTGCCCCATGGAAGGGGACACATCTGCCTCTCAATGGATACCGCCCCCACGTCTGCCATCACGGGCATCGCCGAGCCCCGGGGGTGGCAAAAAAATTGTGCATTGGCTGCTTCGGttcatctttttctttttacGGAGTAACAGGCAGAAATCAGCCCCCTTCCTCCATTCGATTCCAGGGATCGTTTGGATTCGATTTCTTTGACTACCCGAGAGAttggggaggcgggggcaggaaagggggggaaAGCTGAATTACAACGACAACAAAACCTAAGGAAAGCCCCAGCTGAGGCTATGAAAATATTGATGCAATTACAATGGAGATATTCAGTGCGTCAGACAGTGGGGGGATACACCCGCCTGTGTATGCTCGTGTAAACACACACCGATTCTGAGCTGAGGTGATACAAAAAACTTGTTCAACCAAAATTGATTCCTTTTAAGGCATCCGCGTTTGTGTTTATGCTCTGGTATATGCCTGCGTACTCACACAAGCTGGTGTCTTAAATGTAAAATTATGAATTGCACACGCATTTCACAGCCTCGCCTCGCGATCTGTTTACACTTGCGTGTATGGACCCgtgtgtgcacacgcacacaaTCGGGTGCTTTAAATGCATCAGTTTTAGTTGCACAAACATTTTCCCAATTCGAATTCACAATCTTCCTTCAAGGGGTGATCCCAAAATCTCTCCCCCTACCCCGCCCCCTTTTCTTCACGGCTATTCCCCCCCAAGCTGCAAAGGCCTGGCTGGAAGATGTTACCTGGGGGTACTTAATGTCCGCTTCCATTGCAGCTTTATCAATCCCATTGACTGCCTGGGCGGGAGGGAAGGCCGTTCTGTTCACACTGGGCCAGTCTTCCATTTTTGGTGGGTAGGCAGACccctctgtcccagccagaggCCCTGGGATGGGAAAAGATCGCAGGAGATGTACTCATCCGCATTCAGACCCTTCCTAGAACCATGCAACCTCTAGCCACCCGCCTCGCTGTCCTATTCCGTGACCCGGGATCTCTAAGCGCTGGGGAAAGCCACGCAGGGCTCCGATCCTGCTCCGGGATGAAGCCAGCAGGGAGTTTTGCCCTTGGTTTCAATGAGATCAGCATCGAGTcaggctttgttttgttttcgttCAGAAACTGCGCCAGGGCAGCTTGGTCACTGGGCACCTTCGAGCCGGCTGAAAATCGCACTGTCTAGGAGGCATTTTCAACACGGTCCAATTGGGGCTGGAGCTTGGTATGAGACTCATTCAAAATTGCGATCGAGAATGATCTGATAAAGACACCGGCCTTTAATATAAAACTCTGATGTCCCTATTCAAACTGCGTCGTCCAGAGGCTACAAACAGAATCCAGTTTTCAGACTGAAAATTCTTTCCGGCTCCAGAAAGGGCCTGAATCCGAAGCGAATACGCATTCGGGAGCCTGCTTTATAAACGTGACAATCGCTCACACAAGCGTTAGCAGGGACCCGGGACAGCAGGTTAGCGCCTCAAATTGGTCTGCCTGCTTATGCAAACCGTGTACGAAGTCAAAGGAGACTGGGGGCGCATAAAACACGAACTCTGATGGCCTAAATTATGACCAGCTTTGCTTCCAATTCAGCTGAAACACATTCTCCTCCCCCCAAAGGTCTGTCTGTTTCACTAGGAAACTTTTAGGCTTTCTTATCATGTAAAAGGTACAATTCCCAGACAGAAACGCATGCGGGTGATTTATTTACCTTTAGCGTTTGAAGGGATCAAAGGAGAGCAATTCCCCAGACGAAGTGTGCAGAACAAAAGTGGAACCGGGTATTCATTGATTCAATTCGGGTTTGTATAAATAAAGCGTGACGGAGAAATCTAAAAAACCCTGACCACGATCCAATTTGCCAGCCAAGATCTGCCTGATATCGGGTTTATAGTAATCATCTGTTTCGATCACTGCTGAAGGATGCATTCTAGCTAGTGTGACAATTGCAATCGATGTTTTAATTTCTAGTAAAGAAGGGGCGTAGAAGAAAGTTCTTTTAAAAATGCTAAGAGGGCAGGGAAATTTCTGACAACGAATCAGATTAATGTCTGAGACGTTTGCTTAGATCTGGCAAAAGGACATCGAGATACGGTTTTCTGGGCTTGTTTTTTTGGAGAGGGGTGAGTGGAACTCAGAGCTCTCAATGTGTGACTGACACATTCTCTCATCCCCACGaaaatattttccacatttttcaTAAAAAGTTCAAGATGTCGGTTGTTTGGATCCAACTGGCCCACCAGATCCGCCCTACATGCACGGGGTTATTTACGCAGCCCTTCCAGCAATTATTTCGCCCAGGTTTATATGCGTTTAAAAGCGATTTTTTCAAAAGCCACGCGTGATTTTAGGTGCCTACGTTTCTGGGTGCCCAAAAAGGGGGAAGCGCTGAGCACCCACCtgctaaaaaaaacccaagcgCCCCAGTATGCAGGCACCCCAAACCCTGAGTCTCTGTGCGCCCCTGCCAGGTagaaaaaacccaaccaaccaaacccAGCGCCCACTGCAGTGCCGGGGGCGAAGCTGCGCTCGCTGACCTGTTTGCTCCATGAAGGCTCGGATACCTAGGATGTTGCTGACTGAATGCGCCGAGGGCCAGGATCTGGGGATACTGACATGTCCAGCTGTGACCGGCACGCCCGGATGATGGCCCAGTTTGGTCCCAGAGGAGGCCATGGGGTTGGGGTAGGGATACTGGTAAATGTGGTTATAAGGCAGCGTTGGCTGGGGGGGAGGCTGCTTGGTGCTGTcgtaggggctgggctgggagaggtTCCCGATTTTGTTCCTTAAAATCCTGCTGATGGAGCTCACGGAGGGCACGTTGTACTTGTCACACACCCCGTCGGCCAGCAGCCGGTCCCGGATCTCCCACGCGAAGATCCCCGGGTCCCCTTGCTTGTAGTCCCGGATGTGCTTGACCACGTTGGGGGTGGTGACCCGCGGTTTGCTCCCGCCGATGGCTCCGGGGAGGATGGAGCCCGTCTCGTTGTAGCGGGCCAGGATTTTACTCACGCAGCCGTGAGAGACCCGCAGCTGGCGACTGATGTCGCAGGGTCGGATCCCCAGCTGGGCCAGCTCCACGATCCTCAAGCGGATGGCGTTGGGCAGGGGTCTCCCGTTGACGAAGACGCCTCCCAGCTGGTTCACTTCCCCGTACGTTTGCTCTagcggaggggggtggggggaaaggacgGGTTAGCACCGGCAGATTTAAAAAGGGAGCAAGGGAAATAGAGAGATTCTGCCTGTCTAACCCCTTCCCCAATATCCCCGCGCCCTGCAGAGGAGACGCCCTGGATCCCGCGAAGGAACGCCTGGGCCGTGTCGGGGAAAGGACGCGACGCGGAGTATTGTGATGATTATTATCCCTTACGCccgtgcctgggggtgggggcgtgtgGAGGCTTCGCCCGAGGCCTCCCTGCGTGGGAATGGGGGTGCGCTGCCCCCGGTTGGGCTTTCGAATCCCATTGCTCGGGATACGCAAAGCGAAACGGCGCGCCCGAAGCCCAGCCTGGCCGCTTCTCCTTCCCAAGGATCTCCCCCGCCGCTTCCCACCCCACTGGCAGAAATCAAACCCACCCGCAGCGCCTTACCCATCGCCCGCAAAGAGCCACGCGCCTTGCGCGATCAGCCGCGATCAGCTGGCCCCGCCGGAGGCTCCGTCTTCCCCGAGGCAGGCGCGGAGGCATAGAGGGGGGCTGCCTGCGAGCCCCGCAGGAGACGGGCTGCCCTTGCTCCGGGACCCAGGCTCTCTGCTGCTCCCGGGACACGTTCAAAGGCGGCCGGGGACTCACGCCCAAAGTGATCTTCATCCGTTCGGGGGGGGGAATAGCCCGTCCAGGAGCCTGCAGTTTGCTCAGATCAATTTGACGTGTCTTCCACGTCAATCTCGGTGGTCACGCCGGAGTTGGCATTTCATTGGTTCCCGGCCTTGCGAACGGGCAGAGGGCTGCTTCGTCTGCGGGACTGTTCCCCCTTTCcgccctcctctccctcagctACTCCTGAAACAACAGGGCGAGCGACACAGATGTCTGGAGCCGGGCTCTGCTGCCCCGGGCTGgattcgccccccccccaccccaattcaaCTGCCAGAGCCTCTGTCCGCTGGGACGGGAATCTTTTTGCTAAGGatcatgggggcaggggggaagaagGGGTTTGCAGCGGATTTCTTAAAAAATCAGGTGACCCCGAGGAATTACACCCAGTTCATTTTTAGCCTTACCGAGGGGCCGATCCTTTAAAGCCAGCAGGCGCCTCTCCATCAATAGAGTTTGGGGATCAACCCCTTTCCCCCCAGTCACGTTCAGTGTATGTCACCTGTCCGCACCCAGCTCACGCAGTCCTCACTCAGGCACAACTCCCAGGGATTGAACTGGTTTTGCCTGAGTGAGCAGTTCAAGCACTGGACCTTTACCAAATAAAGACGGACAGACATTTACAGTCGAAATCCAATTATCACCTGCTGCGAGGAAAGTCGCTTTGAAATATCAATTCAGCAGAATGGAGACATTTCTGGGTTGAAAATCGTCTGTCGAAGTAGCGAGGTCTAATGCTGTCTGGCCCAGGTTGCTATTAAATCCATTTGGTGAAGCTGgaactctcaaggaggagttGTGTGTTCACAATGGATCAGAAACCCTTTGAGCCCCTTAGGTAACACTTTTAATTGTTCAGAATGCAAACTCAACACtgtcttttattttattgtatttaaaaatattcataacAACATCGTAGGAAGGTTTGGATATGGGGAAGTGGATATGGGTAAATGATAGCGAGATTTTCCAAAAAGATAGATCCACATATTACCATTTTTCATCTAGCCTTTCTAAGTTCAGAGGAAACGCAGAGCCTATTAGACTGGGAGATTTCTCTTCAATACCAAAGTCAAATCTCCAAAAGCTGATTAATTACTAGGCTGGTTTCAAAGTCTATTTCGCGGCTGTTTCGTTGGCACTGGAAAGGGCTTGCAAATGCAAACAGAATCCGGATCTATGAATCATTTTCAGTATGGTTCTTAGGAGCACTTCTGACTTTTAAGCCAATAAATCCCGTTTGACTCCGAATACGGCGCCTAACCAGGAGAACCAGCTGCGTTTTGGAACGTTCTAAATCCATAATTCCCCGGGAACCAAACACACGTTTAGCGGCCTGTTTACCCCTCCGGTGCGCTTTTAAGGGGCCACTATCGAAACAGCAAGTGCCATTTGTCAGGTACGGTGTGGAACAGATGCAGTTATTTTGCCCGCAAAGGCTCACAGATGGAAAAGATCAGAACGGAGCCGGATAACAGCCTTTCTCTGACCCTTTTACCTTGACTTGCTTGACCAAAAAGAATCGTTAGCTCGTAAGCAGCATATATTAATATGTCAATTAATACGAAGCGGAGTAATAAATTACGAATGCACGATCGGAGCTTTCAGATCAGTGGGGGACGGGGGGAACCCCACAGCGCGCAACTGAAGAAAATATAATCTTTGTATCGCTCTAGATATCGGGCAGTGAATCGCGTGGAGAAAGAACGGATAACGTCACCTCATTATCACCGGCACGATGGAGTAGATGTATATTCCCCCCTAGATAAATACAACCTCGTGTGGACACAGATTGTTAGAGTAAATATTGGCCAGTGGAACCCAGTGCCGGGTTGAGATTAAAAGTGGGGGGAATTAATCAGAACAGGACGAAACAAACTAAAGCCACCAATCCTGTTTTGGTTCAAAGGAATTTTAATTCAATTGACTTTCACGTAAACATTTAATTCAGGGGTTTGAAGGTCAGAATCTCATTCGCAAAGTGTTTAGCTTCCCGGACTAGTTTTAGGCAGGGATACGGTTTTTCCCAGCCTCTGGATCAGCCAAACGAAAGAGGAAGGTCCAGCAAATCTAATCAGAGGATTTGAGAAAAAGAACCTTTCCCTCTGACTGATTTTAATGAGGGCGCTATTCATCTCCCGGGGCATGTCTGAGGGCAGCTCACGGGAGAACGGCCCATTTTATTCAGCCTTGGTACAGTTCTCTGGTCAGTGGTTTCTTCTTCACACAGGGTGCAAAGCCTTTTCTTTTGCATGAACGCTACTTGGCGTCTGAGTTTATAAGGACCGGTTCTCTCTCTCCTAAAACGATAGATTTCAATCGGGGATGCGGAAAGCGGGTTTTCACGATAGAAGAACAAATACTTGCTCGTGAAAATGACTAGGGCCTTCTCGCCAACGAATCGGTTATTGAATTGCTCGAAGGAAGGACGAGGAACTGTCCGATTCGCAATATATTTCGGGTGTTGGTACATTTCCCACTAAAAGGCCAGCTGTTAAGCCGTTAGCATTTTGAAAGGAGCAAATGGTCATTTATTACAAGATGAAACACAATAATACTTGCATatttctgtatgtgtgtgtggagggggcggggggagaatttGCTTATAGCAGGGAACAGCGTCTGAGACCACACAAAATACCACTGCGGAAAAGCTAACCATTTGTCTCCCTCTGTTGGAAATTTGTGATAGTTCAGCCCACCGAAGTGAGCGATTTTACAGGGGTTTGGGGCAGCGCTTTTTGTCCGGAGATTTACCTGATGGGGAGGTAAAGAGGTGAAACACTCCATTGAGTTTGGCAAGCAGGCAAAGTCTCGGGAAGAAGGCAGGGGATGGCTCGTTTGAAGAAGAAtccattataaaataaaaaccaactaatcaaataataataataataattaataataacaacaacagggAGATGCCACATAACGCAGCCTATTCCTATCAGCAGAGCAGCTTGCGTCTAATTCAGCGATAGCAAagggctgtgggggagagaaggaacCTACCGAAGCGTGCTGGGATCGGGGGCTCTGCTGAATGGAGATTGACACGAATTTGCTGTTCATTGATCGGCTGAAGAAAGCCTGGAAATGGTTCCCCGCAGAAATGTGTATTAGTGCCACAAGGACCCCTGGTtgattttgctgatacagactcacaGGGCTGCCCCTCTGAACCCAGCTAGGGAAAGTTGTTCTCAACAGGAGGGACCCGAGCGAAGGCCGATCCGGGTCACTCCCGTTCGGAAATGGTACAGTACTCCGGGCATGTTCTTCTCGAGGAGAGAGGAATTGACTGCTGGCATTTTTGTTGCTTTGATACAGGGGCGGAGGCAAGGAAATCAGGGACCTGACACCCCAATAATAGTGCAGACACGGAAGTGACTTCCTAGGAAGATCATACTTAAGAGAACACCTGTCCCTGGGGAATTTTTCGTTTGTCCCAGACAGCCAGGACAGATGACAGTGAAGGTGAAAGGCAGGAGAGAGATATCGGGAAAATAAGGAGCAACAAGGGAAACATTGAATGTATGAGGCTAGGAGCCTGACTTCTCTTGTcttttgccagaggctgggaatgggcgagGGAGGatggattccctgttctgttcactccctctggggcacctggcactggccactgtcagacgacaggagactgggctagatggacctttgctctgacccagtctggccgctcttGTGTTCTTTTTAATCGTTTCTTTCTGGCCAGCGCAGGGGCATTACCAAGAGAAGTCTCAATGTCAAGGGAAGCTCCGGGTTGTTTTTATAAGGCTGGGTCTTACGGGGACGGGGGGTCTAAAGGGGGGGGGAATCAGAAGGCaaagctcaggggcagggggtgaccGCGGCTGAGTCGCTGTGAAAACCTGATCacgtctctctccccacccccacacagcggAGGTGAGTACAGGCGGCTGTAAACCTAGTGAACTTGTCGGATCTCCGCCCCTCCCATGCAAAAACGGGGCGGCATCAACCAAGGCTTCTGGAGCCAGGCGCTGCAAAACCCTCTGCAATCGCTAGCTGCAGAGCTGGTTTCCACGGAAGAGTTTTAAATCGGTTAAAGGCGGCCTAGCTAAACCTTTCTGCAGGCAGGGCTGTAGCTCAGGGGCTTTTGCCTGCTAATCAAGAATGAGCCAGATGAAATAGAGACTAACAGATATAACTATAGATATGTATATGTGGCGCGCGCGAGAGAAATGTATTACAGGCTGCTCCCTCTCTATGCAGTCTGTCTTCATGTCGTATGAGATTAAATCGATATAGATCAATCTTTCTCCCTCGTCCTTAGCGAGAGAAATAGACTTGATATATCACGTATCTATCTATACATTAAATAGATAAAATAGGATCTATCTAATCTCATGATATCTGAGACAAACTATAGAGTAAAATACACACACTGTCTTTCTCTCATAGCTATCAGattccagttctctctctctcagcacgATGCATCCATCTACCAATGTACATAACCGCTTCCGCATCTCCACCCGTGTATATAGACAGGCGTCTCTTAATCAAACTCCTCGGCAACTTTCATTTAAGGGGAGTAAAGCCCCCGATCGGGGCTGCGCTATTTTGATGTGTATCTATTAGGGCGATCGGGTTGTTGGAGGGACCCTCAGCGGCTAACCGAGCGAAACAGTCCGGGCTTTAAAGGAGAGGGAGCAAACGGGCCGCTCGGTGTTTAAATAAAACCAGGAGGCCAAAGAGAACAGAACGCAGAGAGGGTGAGCAGGCCCCGTGCAACGCAACCGCTGAAAACCCAGGACGATGCGGGGCAAAGAAAAATCTCGCCTGAAAAGTGGAAAGAGAAAGTGAACTCGAAGCTCCTTCTGTGAACCCCCTTCCACTAAGCAGGAGTCAGGAGATCTCCGTAAATGACCCGTGCCGCAGAGCACGTGTGGTACCCCCCTCTCCTGGAAGCAAGGCCTGGCCCTCCTGCGGTCTCTTGTAGACACTGCTCTCGTGTTTACACTGCCTGGGGCTATTCCGCAGGGCACCTGCCGATGAAAAGCTGAACATACAAACACGTCAGATTGTAAGTGGAAGGCTCTGAGGAGCCTGCCAATTAGTATTAAATAATATTCTTACCTTCAATAAACAGTCCTTTCGGGCGAACTCCAGATCCACCCACGCAGCTTATTTTGATTCGGCCTTAATAGTCCACATGCAGCATTCGGTTTGCTCTTCGTATCTCATTGTATTTGCTAAGCTGGGAAGGTTTATTATCAAAACCGCATAAAGTCAGCAAACTGAGAGGGGGGAAAAGACGTGGAGTGTTGTAATTTCCTTTGATATTAGCTGCGGACACTCAGGGAATGCCCTGTGGAAATGGTTGCTAGGATAAGGAAGTTAGAAAGATACAAAATGGAACCACTCTATTAATTCAGAAGCAACAATCTGAGAGTTTTGAAAATGATGGGTGAACATGATTTGCTGTTACCTCGGGTTGATCCAGGAAGAGGGTCGGACAAGGTGATCTCACTAGTCTCCTGTGATCTTAAGAACTATGAATCTGTACAGCTCTGTGAACGTTGATTATTTAAAATAAGTGTAGCACAGAACCGACTTTCTTGTTTTCACGAAGCTCTGGGAAGCGAGGATTTGTCTGCTCCAGGAAAATGTGTCTCATTACTTTAGAATAATACCTTTAACTCTGAAATAGGTTTTTTACGCAGGAAAAGGGTGGGGGGATCCAGGATCCAGTCTTAGAAACAGGTGACAAGAAATTGATGTggcaaaatatatgtatatatttatctCAACACCTATGTTGATATGCATATATACATAGCAGCTAACCAATCATCTCGCTAAGTAGCCAGCTAAGCAATTTCACCCATATTGTGGGCAGAGCTAGCAGCAACCTCTATTATTAAGATTTACATCCAAccttgttactcacaccttcttgtcaactgtttgatatgggccatcctgattatcactacaaacttttttttctcctgctgataacagcccgCCTtcattgattagtctcattagggttggtatggcaacacccattttttcatgttctctgcgtATATATATATCATCCTACTGTATTTtcaactgcatgcatccgatgaagtgggttttagcccacagaagtttatgctcagataaatgtgttagtgtctaaggtgccacaaggactcctccttttTATCCATCTGTGTGTGTATGTCGGTGTAAATATAATATACACATACAAGCAATATGTAACCGCGTGTGTGTAGGATATGCTTCCCTGTGATTACTGTGATGTTGTTTCCATCCAGTAGATGCACTTTGTACATTGCAAATGCTTCAGGGACGTCTTTTTCGATCGGTATATTTGTGCTGTATTTTCAAGATGTGGATTTTAAAATACATCTACCGCCCTCTCACCTCTAAAATCTAAGACAGCCAACAAGTATCTTACGTTTTGTCCGAAGATAAACCTGTTGAATATAAAACAAATCCCCCGAATTGCCCTGAACCAGTGTTAAGAAGATAATCCGAAGCTCAAACGCGCACTGATG encodes the following:
- the PAX1 gene encoding paired box protein Pax-1 isoform X2; translated protein: MEQTYGEVNQLGGVFVNGRPLPNAIRLRIVELAQLGIRPCDISRQLRVSHGCVSKILARYNETGSILPGAIGGSKPRVTTPNVVKHIRDYKQGDPGIFAWEIRDRLLADGVCDKYNVPSVSSISRILRNKIGNLSQPSPYDSTKQPPPQPTLPYNHIYQYPYPNPMASSGTKLGHHPGVPVTAGHVSIPRSWPSAHSVSNILGIRAFMEQTGPLAGTEGSAYPPKMEDWPSVNRTAFPPAQAVNGIDKAAMEADIKYPQPAPGLSTVGSFLPACAYPSSNQHGVYAGPGAGYITPGPHWQAQSSPLAHHGPGVTVAGGELCTAMAFKHPAREVVPIGGPAQQF
- the PAX1 gene encoding paired box protein Pax-1 isoform X1, which codes for MEQTYGEVNQLGGVFVNGRPLPNAIRLRIVELAQLGIRPCDISRQLRVSHGCVSKILARYNETGSILPGAIGGSKPRVTTPNVVKHIRDYKQGDPGIFAWEIRDRLLADGVCDKYNVPSVSSISRILRNKIGNLSQPSPYDSTKQPPPQPTLPYNHIYQYPYPNPMASSGTKLGHHPGVPVTAGHVSIPRSWPSAHSVSNILGIRAFMEQTGPLAGTEGSAYPPKMEDWPSVNRTAFPPAQAVNGIDKAAMEADIKYPQPAPGLSTVGSFLPACAYPSSNQHGVYAGPGAGYITPGPHWQAQSSPLAHHGPGVTVAGGELCTAMAFKHPAREVVDRKPSSPVAKPQETLNNIHGLSIPASSS